ACGACGCGATGATGAGGCTGACCCTCGGGATTATTGCCCGCAGCATGTTCGCTACGGAGCTGGAGGAGCGGAAGGCGGAGCTGGCCGAGGCGGTGGATGTAACGATCCGCCGGACGGCGCAAACGTTGTTTTCGCCTTTTTCGCTGCCGTTTGCCGTCCCGACGCCGCGCCATCAATCGCATAAGCGCGCCATCCAAAAGCTTGAGTCGATGGTGTACGAGGCGATTGAGGACGCGAAGGCAAATCCGGGGCGGTATAAAGATTGCCTGCTCGGCCTGCTGCTGGATACGAAGGACGAGGAAGGAACGCCTTTGCCGGATAAGGAAATTCGCGACCAAATGATGACGATGCTGCTGGCCGGGCACGAAACCACCGCAAACGCACTTGTCTGGGCGTGGCATTTGCTGGCGCGAAACCCGCAGGCGGCGGAGCTCTTTTACCGGGAGCTGGATGCGGTTTACGCCGAAGAAGAGCTTCCCGGCGCGACGGTGCCGCCCTTCGAGCTGTTCCGCAAGCTCGCGTACACACAGCGGGTCGTGCAGGAGACGCTGCGGCTGTATCCGCCCGCGTGGATCATTTTGCGCGAGGCGGTGGCGGAGGTGGATCTGCTCGGCGAAACATTTCCCGCGGGCAGCTCGTTTTTGATCAGCCCGTATGCGATGCACCGCAACGACCGGGTATTCGGCGATGCCGGCGCCTTCCGCCCGGACCGCTTCGCCGAGGAAAGCGGCGGCTGGCCGCGCTTCGCGTATTTTCCGTTCGGCTGGGGCTCGCGGGGCTGCATCGGCTCGCAGTTTGCGATGATGGAGGCGACGCTGATATTGGCCGGGCTCGGCCGGCGGTTTCGCTTCGTGTCGGAACCGGGGGTGACGACGGAGCCGGAGCCGCTCGTCTCGCTGCGGGTCAGAGGGGGACTGCGGATGATTCCGCAGGAAAGGGGGGCTGGAGGTTGAGGCTGTTTTTGCTTTATTTGCTTGCGATCAATATCGTCTGTTTTCTCGAGATGAGGTATGATAAGAGACAGGCTGTTCATAACCGGCGCAGAGTTCCGGAAAAAAGGCTGTTTCTGCTGGCTGCGCTCGGCGGTGCTGCCGGCGGATGGCTCGGCATGCGGGTGTGGCGCCATAAAACAAAACACCCGACCTTTTATGTCGGGTTTCCTGCGCTTTTGATCGTGAACGCCGCTTGTGTCTATGCGGCGGTCACGTATTTCATCCAATAAGGCGTTATCTTTTTTTCATGCCGAAAAATTCGCAGGCCGCTCTCGAATGGTAGGCGACATCGCCGACGCCGGATTGGATGATAACCGTCCTGTCGTCGAAGCGGATGACGATGCCGCCGGCGTCGATGACATGGTCGTTTTGAAAGACGCGGATCGGAACTTGCCGGTCCATCGCTTCCTGGAAGTCTTGATCGGTTTCGAGTCGGCGGTTGTAAGCCATTTTGCATCTCCTTTATAACCAGCGCTTGTGCCGCGTTTATCGCTGCATACGGATAATTATATAACGTCGGCTTATCATAGAAAAGCGGACGATAGAACGGAGTGGGGACAATATGATCAAACTGGTCGCTTTTGACGTCGACGGCACGCTGCGCGACAACGACTACTTGCCGGAGTCGACCCGCGAGGCGCTGCGGCGGCTGAGGCAAAGCGGCGTCGCGCTTTCCTTGTGCACGGGGCGCAGCGAATTCGAGATGGCGTCCTTGCGCGAAGAGCTCGGCATCGACTGGGCTGTCACATGCAATGGCAGCCATATCGGCTATCGCGGCAAAACGGTATTCGGCACCTCTTTGCAGAAGGATAAGGTGAGGATGTGGCTGCAAAAGGCGGAAAAGCTGAACCACACGCTGCTGCTTTACGGAGCGGAGCAAATGTGGATTACACGTACGGACGATCCGCTGTTTCGCCGCGCACAGCAGGAAATCGGCTTTATGGAGCCGCTGCCGCTCGGGGCGGACTGGGCCGATCAGGACGTATATCAATGCATCGCCTTTATCCGCGAAGAGGAGCAGCGGGAGTACATAGAGGAAGGGGAACGTTACTATCTTCACCGGTGGCGTCCGTGGGCGGTCGACATCAATCCGGAAGGGCTGAATAAAGCCGTCGGCCTGCATCGGTTGATGAACCGCCTCGGACTTTCGCCCGATGAGGTCGCGGCATTCGGCGACAGCACGAACGATCACGAAATGATCGAATCGGTCGGAGCCGGCATTGCGATGGGCAACGCGACCGACCTGCTGAAGAGCAAGGCAAGGTTCGTGACCAAGCCGCTGCACGAGGGCGGCATCGCTTATGCGGTGGACCGGTGGATTTTAACCGGGTCCGGTCAGGTTTAAAGCGGAAGATAATCCCGAAAAACGAAGCAACCGGATTTCCCGTACCGAAAGGCGGGGATCCGGTTTTTCTTATCCGCTAAAATTTGGCTATCAATCTCAGCAGCGTGTCTATTTGAGGAATCCGGTAGTCATCCGTTCCAAGCGCATGGATCACCATAAGGCCGGAGAGTACGGACAGATACCCGGCAATAAGCTCCGCCGGGTCGCCTGCCGCAATTTCTCCCACGCGCTGGCCTTCTTCAAAGATGGGCCGCAACCGCTCGATATAGCTTTCCATGGAATTTTGCTCCAGAAGCTGTTTGGCCTTCTCCGGGACACCTTCGGAAGTCCGGGCCTGGTGGATAAGAAGGAAGTAGGGAGAACCTTCTTCACTTAAGATATCGGCCGTTAACGTTCTCATTTTTTCAAGCGGCGTTCCGGGCAGCCGAGCAAGGCTCTTGATAGCGTCTTCCGCCCCGGCCATCGCTTCTTGAACAAGCGTCGTAAACAGTTCGTCTTTCGATTTGAAGTAATGGTAAAGCAGTCCGTTGCTGATACCGGCGACCTCCGCGATCATGCTCATCTTCGCGCCGGTGATGCCCTTTTGCGCAAAAACTTGAATCGCTGCCGCCATAATTTGTTCTCTTCGCTCATCGCGGATTTGATGCAGCTGTTCCTCGTTTAAAGGTGCCAAGTTCTTTTGCTCCTTTGCCTGGCAGATTGAGATTTGTTTATGAGTATACCATTTTTTTCTGGCAAATGCTTATCTTTCCGCGAGCTCAAACGG
The window above is part of the Paenibacillus hamazuiensis genome. Proteins encoded here:
- a CDS encoding TetR/AcrR family transcriptional regulator — protein: MAPLNEEQLHQIRDERREQIMAAAIQVFAQKGITGAKMSMIAEVAGISNGLLYHYFKSKDELFTTLVQEAMAGAEDAIKSLARLPGTPLEKMRTLTADILSEEGSPYFLLIHQARTSEGVPEKAKQLLEQNSMESYIERLRPIFEEGQRVGEIAAGDPAELIAGYLSVLSGLMVIHALGTDDYRIPQIDTLLRLIAKF
- a CDS encoding cytochrome P450; this encodes MTRVTGIKTSRIRNFFAFQRDPLGFLVEVLHDGDLVSLRTSKRRPTFIVNSPEFVQEILAGKDEFFRKGRSSDVLRRTIGDGLLTTERAQHHRQKKYMTPAFYKERIQMYARIVEEETARIADEWTDGLPVAMHDAMMRLTLGIIARSMFATELEERKAELAEAVDVTIRRTAQTLFSPFSLPFAVPTPRHQSHKRAIQKLESMVYEAIEDAKANPGRYKDCLLGLLLDTKDEEGTPLPDKEIRDQMMTMLLAGHETTANALVWAWHLLARNPQAAELFYRELDAVYAEEELPGATVPPFELFRKLAYTQRVVQETLRLYPPAWIILREAVAEVDLLGETFPAGSSFLISPYAMHRNDRVFGDAGAFRPDRFAEESGGWPRFAYFPFGWGSRGCIGSQFAMMEATLILAGLGRRFRFVSEPGVTTEPEPLVSLRVRGGLRMIPQERGAGG
- a CDS encoding DUF1294 domain-containing protein, with amino-acid sequence MRLFLLYLLAINIVCFLEMRYDKRQAVHNRRRVPEKRLFLLAALGGAAGGWLGMRVWRHKTKHPTFYVGFPALLIVNAACVYAAVTYFIQ
- a CDS encoding Cof-type HAD-IIB family hydrolase, with the translated sequence MIKLVAFDVDGTLRDNDYLPESTREALRRLRQSGVALSLCTGRSEFEMASLREELGIDWAVTCNGSHIGYRGKTVFGTSLQKDKVRMWLQKAEKLNHTLLLYGAEQMWITRTDDPLFRRAQQEIGFMEPLPLGADWADQDVYQCIAFIREEEQREYIEEGERYYLHRWRPWAVDINPEGLNKAVGLHRLMNRLGLSPDEVAAFGDSTNDHEMIESVGAGIAMGNATDLLKSKARFVTKPLHEGGIAYAVDRWILTGSGQV